One window of Mediterraneibacter gnavus ATCC 29149 genomic DNA carries:
- the rsmA gene encoding 16S rRNA (adenine(1518)-N(6)/adenine(1519)-N(6))-dimethyltransferase RsmA — translation MKEPTLGNPQNTIAVLQKYNFVFQKKFGQNFLIDTHVLDKIIGSAEITKDDFVLEIGPGIGTMTQYLACAAGKVAAVEIDKALIPILEDTLDGYDNVQVINEDVLKVDIAELAKQENEGKPIKVVANLPYYITTPIIMGLFENHVPMKSITVMVQKEVADRMQVGPGTKDYGALSLAVQYYAKPYIVANVPPNCFMPRPKVGSAVIRLDRYEEPPVQVKDEKLMFRIIRASFNQRRKTLANGLKNSPELDFTKEQIEAAIGHLGRGASIRGEALTLEEFAELANYLSDQIA, via the coding sequence ATGAAAGAACCAACACTTGGAAATCCGCAGAATACGATCGCGGTGCTTCAGAAGTATAACTTTGTGTTTCAGAAAAAATTCGGACAGAATTTCCTGATAGATACGCATGTACTGGATAAGATCATCGGATCTGCAGAGATTACTAAGGATGATTTTGTGCTGGAGATCGGACCGGGAATCGGAACGATGACACAGTATCTGGCATGCGCTGCGGGAAAGGTAGCGGCAGTAGAGATCGATAAGGCATTGATTCCGATTCTGGAGGATACTCTGGATGGCTATGACAATGTGCAGGTCATCAATGAGGATGTGTTAAAAGTGGATATTGCTGAGCTTGCAAAACAGGAGAATGAAGGAAAGCCGATCAAAGTTGTGGCAAATCTTCCATATTATATTACGACTCCGATCATCATGGGATTGTTTGAAAATCATGTTCCAATGAAGAGTATTACAGTCATGGTTCAGAAAGAAGTAGCAGATCGGATGCAGGTAGGACCGGGAACGAAGGATTACGGAGCGCTGTCACTTGCGGTCCAGTATTACGCAAAACCATATATTGTAGCCAATGTACCGCCGAACTGTTTTATGCCGCGCCCGAAGGTCGGTTCTGCAGTCATCCGTCTTGACAGATATGAAGAACCACCGGTGCAGGTAAAAGATGAAAAACTGATGTTTCGGATCATCCGGGCTTCGTTCAATCAGAGAAGAAAAACGCTTGCGAATGGCCTGAAGAATTCACCGGAGCTGGATTTTACGAAGGAGCAGATCGAAGCGGCGATCGGACATCTCGGCAGAGGCGCGAGTATCCGTGGAGAAGCCCTGACTCTGGAAGAATTTGCAGAGCTTGCGAACTATTTAAGTGATCAAATCGCATAA
- a CDS encoding TatD family hydrolase, with protein sequence MIFDTHAHYDDRQFEEDREELLGSMRENGVELIVDAGSDIASWDKIEQLTDRYPFIYGAIGVHPDEVGELDEEKMKRMEQLLAREKMVAVGEIGLDYYWDKENRDLQKMWFIRQLELAKQLDLPVIIHSREAAADTMEIMKQYAGELSGVIHCFSYSPEQAKEYVKMGFYLGIGGVVTFKNAKKLKEVVQEIPLESLVLETDSPYLAPVPNRGKRNSSLNLVYVAEEIAGLKGISYEEVVRQTTENAKKLYRFKK encoded by the coding sequence ATGATTTTTGATACACATGCACATTATGATGACAGACAGTTTGAAGAAGACAGAGAAGAATTGCTTGGTTCTATGCGGGAAAATGGCGTAGAGCTGATCGTAGATGCAGGTTCTGATATTGCGTCCTGGGACAAGATTGAGCAGCTGACAGACAGATATCCGTTCATTTACGGTGCGATCGGGGTACATCCGGACGAAGTGGGTGAACTGGACGAGGAGAAGATGAAGCGGATGGAACAACTGCTTGCCAGGGAAAAGATGGTCGCTGTCGGAGAGATCGGACTGGATTATTACTGGGATAAGGAGAACCGGGATTTACAGAAAATGTGGTTTATCCGGCAGCTGGAACTTGCGAAACAACTGGATTTGCCGGTGATCATTCACAGCCGGGAAGCAGCCGCAGATACGATGGAGATTATGAAGCAGTATGCAGGAGAATTAAGCGGTGTGATCCATTGTTTTTCCTATTCCCCGGAGCAGGCGAAAGAGTATGTAAAGATGGGATTTTATCTTGGAATCGGCGGTGTCGTAACCTTTAAAAATGCAAAGAAATTAAAAGAAGTGGTGCAGGAGATCCCTTTGGAGTCACTGGTTCTTGAGACGGACAGCCCGTATCTGGCTCCTGTTCCGAATCGTGGAAAACGCAATAGTTCCCTGAATCTTGTGTATGTTGCAGAAGAGATCGCAGGATTAAAGGGGATTTCTTACGAAGAGGTTGTAAGACAGACAACAGAAAATGCAAAAAAATTATATCGTTTCAAAAAGTAG
- a CDS encoding Rpn family recombination-promoting nuclease/putative transposase, which produces MENKKPTQFLMKPKVDFCFKELMEDEEVRNAFLAAVLGINLKEINESKILPSHLRQKDKDDKLGILNFIMFDDEEYYCRFHFWSDKGRKLYSDKFEIHTLELPKLAKHDYPETELLKWLQFINAETEEEFEMAAEKSEYIKKAYEDLNRISADEEKRLEYEERERAIRDHQYFSTVYKNTGLKEGRREGRQEGRQEGIQAVVELLQEMELEKEVICGKVQEKFHISSQEAAQEVEKYWK; this is translated from the coding sequence ATGGAGAATAAAAAACCAACACAATTTTTAATGAAGCCAAAAGTAGATTTCTGTTTTAAAGAACTGATGGAAGACGAAGAGGTGCGTAACGCATTTCTGGCAGCAGTACTTGGGATCAATCTGAAGGAAATCAATGAGAGTAAGATTTTGCCGTCCCATTTGCGTCAGAAGGATAAAGACGATAAGCTGGGGATTCTGAATTTTATAATGTTTGATGATGAAGAATATTATTGCCGTTTTCATTTCTGGTCAGATAAGGGGAGGAAGTTGTATAGTGATAAATTTGAGATTCATACACTGGAACTTCCGAAGCTGGCAAAACATGATTATCCAGAGACAGAGCTGCTGAAATGGCTTCAGTTCATCAATGCAGAGACAGAGGAGGAATTTGAAATGGCAGCAGAAAAAAGTGAATACATTAAGAAGGCATATGAGGATCTGAATCGGATCAGCGCAGATGAGGAAAAGCGTCTGGAATATGAGGAGAGAGAGCGTGCGATTCGGGATCACCAGTATTTTTCCACGGTTTATAAAAACACCGGTCTAAAAGAGGGACGACGTGAAGGCAGACAAGAAGGTAGACAAGAAGGCATACAGGCTGTTGTGGAGCTGCTTCAGGAAATGGAACTGGAAAAAGAAGTGATATGTGGAAAAGTTCAGGAAAAGTTTCACATTTCTTCACAGGAAGCAGCACAGGAAGTGGAAAAATATTGGAAGTAG